The genomic DNA GTCACCACCAATTATCACCCATGTTTCTGCCCTGCCTGTGCTAATTACAGTGTGCGTTGCCGGTGGGGCAGGAACTGTCGGCTCACAGCGGGGTGAGAGGGTTCGTGGTGGGGTGAGCCTGCACCCCAACAAGCCCCTCTAGCGCACGGTGTCCCAGGACACAGCTCCCTGGCATGGGACACGACTCTCCCGGCACGGCAccgctgccccagccctgctccccaggatggccggggcaggagctggcaCTGCTCTCCCTTCctagagtggctagaaagctgcctggaggagagggacctgggggtgttggttgacagcgactgaacatgagccagcagtggcccaggtggccaagaaggccaatggcgtcttggcttgtatcagaaacggcgtggccagcaggtccagggaggttattctccctctgtactcagcactggtgagaccgctcctcgaatcctgtgttcagttctgggcccctcaccacaagaaggatgttgaggctctggagcgagtccagagaagagcaacaaagctggtgaaggggctggagaacaagtcttacaaggagtggcttggagagctggggttgtttagccttgaggaggctgaggggagacctcattgctgtctgcaactacctgaaaggaggttgtggagaggagggagctggactcttcttccaagtgacaggacaagagggaatggcctcaagctctgccggggaggttcaagcttgacatcaggaaaacagttttcatggaaaggatcattgggcactggcagaggctgcccagggagggggttgagtcaccttccctggaggtgtttaagggacgggtgttcgaggtgctcggggacatggcttagtggcagataggaatggttggactcgatgatccaagagttcttttccaacctaatgatcgTCTGATTCCCTTGTCCCTCCACGGGCAGGATGGCCACAGACCTCCCTGGGTGGCCATGGCACTGCTGGAAGGTGACGGGTGCCAGCGCTGGGCGTGGTGGGACACTGACACCTGGCTAGGGTGCAGGAACGGCTGGTAGCCACCCTGAGCACAGCATGCTGGGGGCTTCCTCAGGGCACAGGTAACGGATCAGAGCTGCCCAGGTCCCCCCGCAGCTGGCATTCCACTGGAGCCAGATCATGGGGTCGAGGACAGGTTGAGCCTCTGGCTTCTCCGGCTGCACAGCCGGGCCTGAGGGCTGTCCCACCCTTCGTCCCCACAGCCCTCCCCAGCCTAGGGCTGTCCCTGCAGCACAGGGGACAGTGCTGGCCGCATGGGACGCCCCATGTCTAGCGCAGTCCTGTGGGTACCCACATCCTGCTATGGAGAGGGACAGAgatcctgctgctcctgcaacTCTGTCCCCACCGAACCACCACAAGAGAGCAACCCAGGTGTCCTGGGCTCCCTGAGCCCTGTCCCCACCTAACCTCTGTCCCCTTCAGGCAGGTTCACCCCCCATCTCGCCGCCCCAGTCGCCCACCGCCCCCGTTCCCCTGCCCAGAGTGCCGGGGCTGCCAGGGTCTCCCAGTTTATTGCCAGATGTCGGGGCGGTTGGGGTTACACCAGACGAACGCTAAAGGAAGCGGTTAGTGAGCGGGGGGCCGCGGGGGCCGCGGGCAGGGGCTGGTGAAGGGCTGTCTCGCTGGCTCCCCTGGCCCGCAGCCTCCCCGCCAGCCCCCCCCGAGCTGCCACGCTCCCCTGTGCCGGGGACCCTTCCCGCTCCCCGTGGCCGCccctgccccgcagcccccggtgACCCCCTCCCTGTGCCGTCTTGTCCCCCCGTGTGGCCAGGCTGGTGGGCCGGGGTGGCGCGGGGGCAGCGTGGGTGGGAGGCGATGCTGGCATTATTGCTATGGCAGGCGGGAGCAGCGCGACCCTCCCCACGCTCAGATCACAGTCTCGAAGTGCATCGTCTTCtccttggggggctctggggccAGCAGTTTGGCTTCTGCCTCGGGCGTCAGGTACTCCAGGTGGTGGTGGCCCCAGATTGGAGTGGTCAGGAGCTGCCAGCGCTGCGGTGACACTGTGTCAGCCCCCGGGGGTGGCAGAACCCGCGGCTGCCCTGGAGCTGGCACGCTGCATCCCCCAGTGCACTCGGAATGGGACTGAGGTGGGGACAGAGGtgggattgggatggggatggaggcgagagggggacaggggagggATTGAAGTGGGTTTGAGAGAGGGACAGCACGGGGACAGGGGTGAGACAGGAACGGGGACTTAGATGGTGACAGGACTGAAACAGGGATGTCAGCAAGGATGGGATTTGGGTGAGGTTGGGAGTGAGGCAGTGATGGGGATAGCGATGGGATTCGGATGGGGTGAAAGTGATGGAAACAGAAACGGGATGAGGGTGAGACTAGGATGACAAGGGGATTGAAATGGGATTAAGAGAGGGACAGAGATagcatggggatgggggtgagaTGGGGACAGGACTGAGAGGaaagaggacagggatgggactTGGATAGAGGTGGGATCGAGACAGTGATGGGAGCAAGAATGAGATTCAAGTGAGGGTGGGAGTGAGACagtgatggggacagggatgggattTGGCTGGGGAAGGGACTGAGATCTCTGGTGGATGAGATTTGGAtggggtgacactgggatggggacaggactGAGAAGGGCACACAGACAAGACTGGCTGAGATGGCGTGAGGATGGAGACGGAAGGGTCCTCACTGTGTCCCCCTCACCTCACGCAGGGAGCCTTTGCAGCGCAGGAGTTTGTAGACAACGGTGCAGGGGATGCAGAGCATGGAAGAGAGTGCCAGGACCCAGCCGATGGCGTCCCCCCACCACGGGTACACGTACGTCTTGTTGTAAGTCAGTGGCTTGTAGTTCACCACATGGAACACGAAGATGCCCTGGGTGGAGAAGCCAGGGTGAGGTCCCACAGGGCAGGAACCTGGTGACCCCAGACCCTCTGAGTGTGGCTGCCCCCACCCCTGACTGCCTGTCCCCCCATGGCCCTGACACTCATGTGCACCCCATGGCCCCAACAGGTGTGTCCCCTCTTGTGGCTCCAATGGCTGTGAGTATGTGTGTGTCCCCATGGCCCTGATGTGTGTGTATGTCCCCCTGTGGCCCCCACGTACGTGTCCAAGGGCCCCGAcacgtgtctgtgtgtccctgtGGCCCTGACACGTGTGTGTCCCCTCTGTGGCCCTGACACAGGTCTGTCCACCCCATGACCCCATCACATGTGTCCCCTTCTGTGTCTCCaacatgtgtgtgtgtccccatGCTCCTGACACACGGGTGACCCCCTTGGTGGCTGACACGTGCGTGTGTCCCCTGTGGTCCTGACACATACATGTCTCCCTCCACGCCCCAACACACACGTGTTCCCCCGCGCCCTGACACACGCATGTCCCCCTGTGCTGTGACACACATGTCCCCTGTGCCCTGACACACACGTGTCCCCCTGTGCCCTGGCACATGCGTGTCCCCCCACACCCCAACACATGCATGTCCCCCCTGCCCTGACACGCGTGTCCCCCATGCCCAAACACACACGTCCCACCATGCCCCAACACCCGGGTCCCCCTGTGCCCCGACACACACGTGTCCCCTCTGGCCCTGACACATGCGTGTCCCCTCGTGCCCCAACACACGCGTGTCCCCTCATGCCCCAACGCACAAGTGTCCTTCCATGCCCTGACACACGCGTGTCCCCAATACCCCAACACACACGTCACCCCGTGTCCTGACACGCGTGTCCCCCATGCCCAAACACATGCATGTCCTTCCATGCCCTGACACACGCGTGTCCCCCATACCCCAACACACACATGTCCCCCCGTGCCCCGACACACGTGTCCCGGGTTGTGGTGCCCACGGCAGCCGCCTGGGGGAGCGCGGTGCCTGCGGGCTGGGCATGGAGCCCCGTGTGCCCACGCGTGTCCCCCGCTCACCACGCAAACCAGCGGCGTCACCACGGCCCAGCACCACTTCATGAAGGGCAGCGGCCGGTAGCCGATCATACGAGCCACGTCGTCCATGAAGCGGTCGGCACCTGTAGGGAGATGGGCGTCAGCCGGGCCCCGCGGGGCACTCGTGTCCCCTTGCGTGTCCCCTACGCGTCCCCCCAGCCTCACCGTAGACCCAGGCGATGACCACGCACTCCCAGAACGCCTGCCACAGCAGCGTGATCCCGCTGGCCGAGTAGTAGTCAAAGAGCTGGAACACGTACATGCCGCCCTGCCGGGACGGTGCCACGCATCACCGGGGCTGTGCCAGCTGTCCCACGCCGGCACGGCTACAGCCCTGCCAGTGCCACCGGTGCCCCGTGTGACACGGACACTCCATGTGCCACGGGCACCCCGTGCTTCCACAGCACCCCGGGAGCTTCCACCCCACGCCATGGCCCCGGGGAAGGGACAACGGGGGCCAGGTGGCAGGTGTCCCCGCTGCGTCCCCACCTGCGTGACCATGGAGAGGTCGATGAGGCAGCAGACGATGCAGCAGAGCGCGGCCGTGATCTCCCGGCGCATGGAGCCGGCCGCCGGCTGGGGGAACAGGTCCAGGATGCCCGTGATGAAACCCTCCACACCGACAAACTGCGGCAGAGAGCGGGGCTCAGCGAGGACGCGCCACCTCGTCccctcctcatccctgtccccttgcCCGCGGCCGCACCTGGCTGTCCAGCCCCAGCACGAGGagcatgaagaagaaaagcGTCGCCCACAGTGGGGACAAGGGCATCAGCGTCACGGCTTTGGGGTAGGCGATGAAAGCCAACCCAGGGCCTGTGAGAGACGGGGGTCAGTGGTGTCACAccggggggggacacaggggacatgcTGCCCCGCTGCCCAGCACTCACCGGACTCGGCCACCTTGGAGATGTCCACGCCTTGCTCAGAGGCCATGAAGCCCAGCACGGAGAAGACAACGAAGCCGGCAAAGAAGCTGGTGGAGCTGTTGATCACGGCCAGGATGTAGGCGTCCCTGCGGGCAGAGCAGGTCAGGGGGTGCGAGGTGACACTGGGAGGCACGGTGGGGGGACGCCGAGGGCTCTCCCCACAGCCAGCAGAACTCTACCTGTAGCAGTTGTTGTGGAAGCGGTTGTAGCTGCCCAGCGCGGTCAGGGCGCCCAGCCCGATGGCATAGGAGAAGAAGATCTGGGTGCCGGCATCGATCCAGACCTGGGGCACAAGGGAGGGTGTCAGGGGGTGGAGAGGATGCTGGAGTGTGCCCAGCACTCGCCCCCACCTGCCCTCCCTGCCGCCCTCACCTGCGCCTCGGCCAGCTTGGACCAGTCGGGTTTCAGGTAGTAGATGATGCCGTCCAGCGCCCCGGGCAGCATCACACCATGGACCAGCAGCATGATGAGGACCACGTAGGGGAAGAGCGCCGTGAAGTAGACAATCTGTGGGGAGTGGGTGCCAGTGAGACCCACCCCGTCCTGGGCGCACGGCTCTCTGTCATGTGTCACAGGTGTCCCAGCAGGGCCAAGGCTTGGGGACGTCCCCAGCGGCACCTCCCAGATAGAAGTGGGACAGTGGGACACATGGGACAGTGGGACAGCGGGACAGCGGgacatggaaagggtcattgggcactggcagaggctgcccagggaggtggttgagtcaccttccctggaggtgtttaagggacgggtggatgaggtgctgagggacatggtttagtgattgatgggaatggttggactcgatgatccggtgggtcttttccaacctggtgattctatgattctatgttgcacccccatgggctgcagcaggggagggcaggagccagcagtgccaCGTGCTGCAGTCCTGTCCCCGTGTCACCAACCCCCAGCCAGCATCACCTTCCCGGTTGACTTCACACCCTTCCAGATGCAGAAGTAGACGATGACCCAAGTGGCGATCAAGCAGAGGATCATCTGCCAGTTCATCTCCCCCGGCTCGCTGATGTCCCCCGAAATCCGCAGCACCTTGTTCCTGCAGAGCAGGGCCGTGCTGAGCGCCCGTGCGACTCCCCCTGGCCCCGGGTGAGACCCCCAGCTCCACACTCACTCCCAAAACTCGATGACGGGGGAACGCTTGTTGGCCATGTCGGCACAGCTGACGTTGAAGGCGCTGGCGTTGGCGCTGCCGTTGAGGCAGAGCTCAAGGTGGAAGAGCTCCGTGCACTGCTCTGTGTTCCAGGGGTGGTCACAGCTGGCCCAGGGCAGGTGGTCCGTCAGCGAGTGCACCAGGTAGAAGAGACCCCACACCAGGATCATGATGTAGTAGGAGTTGCAGAAGAAGACAATCACCATGGAGGCCAGGCCCAGACCTGCAGCGTGGGGAGATCGGAGCCGGTGGGCACCTACGGGCACCTGGCAGCCCTTAGGGGCTGGgggaacagggatggggcaggacctggggtgctggtggagaCAGCTCAGGACGTGAGGAGCCCGTGGGGACGCGGGGAGccggcagggatgggacaagcgGAGCTCCAGGCA from Phaenicophaeus curvirostris isolate KB17595 chromosome 11, BPBGC_Pcur_1.0, whole genome shotgun sequence includes the following:
- the SLC6A8 gene encoding sodium- and chloride-dependent creatine transporter 1, with the translated sequence MPPVPTDTAAPQPPDAAPAGSEQRGEAEGSEPPAPGEERAVTAPLVGPPHPPHAGTPGPPKAAAAPERETWTRQMDFIMSCVGFAVGLGNVWRFPYLCYKNGGGVFLIPYLLIVFVGGIPVFFLEVALGQFMKQGGIAAWNIAPLFKGLGLASMVIVFFCNSYYIMILVWGLFYLVHSLTDHLPWASCDHPWNTEQCTELFHLELCLNGSANASAFNVSCADMANKRSPVIEFWENKVLRISGDISEPGEMNWQMILCLIATWVIVYFCIWKGVKSTGKIVYFTALFPYVVLIMLLVHGVMLPGALDGIIYYLKPDWSKLAEAQVWIDAGTQIFFSYAIGLGALTALGSYNRFHNNCYRDAYILAVINSSTSFFAGFVVFSVLGFMASEQGVDISKVAESGPGLAFIAYPKAVTLMPLSPLWATLFFFMLLVLGLDSQFVGVEGFITGILDLFPQPAAGSMRREITAALCCIVCCLIDLSMVTQGGMYVFQLFDYYSASGITLLWQAFWECVVIAWVYGADRFMDDVARMIGYRPLPFMKWCWAVVTPLVCVGIFVFHVVNYKPLTYNKTYVYPWWGDAIGWVLALSSMLCIPCTVVYKLLRCKGSLRERWQLLTTPIWGHHHLEYLTPEAEAKLLAPEPPKEKTMHFETVI